The uncultured Bacteroides sp. genome includes the window CGGGAGATATACTGGGAGACTGGAGAGAGGAGGTTATATGGCCTTCAGCAGATCAAACAGAATTACGTATTTATACAACAACCATACCGGCAATAGATCGGAGACCCACCTTAATGAATGATAGACAATACAGATTGGCCATTGCTTGGCAAAATGTAGGATATAACCAACCTCCACATTCCAGCACACACTAAAATAAAATTATTACAATATAATATTAAAGAGATATAAGGGTGATTATAGCCTTGATTTTTTATTCGTAAATAGATTCTTTCTATCGATATGGAAGAAGAATTGATTAAGATAAGGCTATGAAGATTAAAAAATGCATAAATGAACAAAAATCGATGTGATTGTATCTTATTCTATAGCTAAGCTATATCGTAATTTTATATTTGCAGTAATTTAATGAAAGTTATAATGAAGCACAAAGCTCTTTTCCTTTTCTTAACGTTCTTAATAATTAGCCTCTCGAAAACTAATGCCAGAACACAGAATAAATACAATTTCAACTCCGATTGGTTACTGAAAATTGGAGATATACCCGAAGCCGGAAACTCTGCTTTCGTAGATTCTGATTGGGTGAAAGTAACGCTCCCAAGAGCTTTTAATGAAGATGAAGCCTTTAAGGTACACATTGCCCAACTCACCGATACAGTGATGTGGTATCGTAAGCATTTTAGGCTTCCTGAAGGAAGTAAAGATAAGAAGGTTTTCATCGAATTTGAAGGAATACGGCAGAGTGCCGATATTTACATTAACGGTAAGCACATCGGATTTCATGAGAATGGTGTTATGGCTGTTGGCTTTGACCTGACTCCTTACTTAAGTCCAAGAAAGGGAAATGTCATAGCCTTACGCATTGACAATAACTGGGAATACAAGGAAAGGGCAACAGGTGTAAAATACCAATGGAATGATCGAAACTTTAATGCAAACTATGGCGGAATGCCAAAGAATGTTTGGTTACATATTACTGATAAACTTTATCAAACGTTACCTCTTTACAGTAATTTGAAAACAACGGGTGTATATGTATATGCCGATAATATTAAAGTAAAAGAACGTAAAGCAACGATTCATGCGGAATCGCAAATACGCAATGAGCATTCAAAAGCGCTTCACGTAGTTTATGAAGCAAATGTATTTGACAGAGACGGAACCTTAGTGAAAACTGTCAAAGGGAATGAAATTACGATTCTTCCAAATGAGACAAAAATAATGAAGGCTTCTGCTGAAGTGTGTGGATTACATTTTTGGAGCTGGGGATATGGTTATCTTTATACTGTCAAAACCCGGCTGATAGTAAATGGTAAAGTACTGGATGAGGTTGCTACTAAAACAGGATTTCGCAAGACTCGCTTTGCTGAGGGAAAAATTTGGCTCAATGATAGAGTAATTCAAATGAAAGGATATGCACAACGAACGAGCAATGAATGGCCGGGAGTAGGATTGTCCGTGCCACCTTGGCTGAGCGATTACTCCAATGATTTAATGGTAAAAGGCAATGCTAATTTAGTACGTTGGATGCATGTAACACCTTGGAAACAAGACGTAGAATCATGCGATCGGGTTGGATTGATAGAATCAATGCCTGCCGGAGATGCGGAAAAAGACAGCCATGGCGAACAATGGCGGCAACGAACGGAATTAATGCGTGATGCCATTATTTATAATCGTAACAATCCGAGTATTTTGTTTTACGAATGTGGCAATGAATCCATTAGCGAGGAACACATGGCAGAGATGAAGAGTATTCGAGATACGTATGATCCTCATGGCGGACGAGCTATCGGTTCTCGTGAAATGTTGGACAGCCATGTGGCGGAGTATGGTGGTGAGATGCTCTATATCAACAAGAGTGCTCGCCATCCGATGTGGGCTATGGAGTATTCTCGTGATGAAGGATTGCGTAAATATTGGGATAAATATAGTTACCCATATCACAAAGAAGGGGCAGGGCCTTTGTATAGAGGAGCGGATGCAAGTGATTATAATCATAACCAAGATGCATTGGCAGTCGAAAACGTACGTCGCTGGTATGATTATTGGCTTGAACGTCCAGGTACAGGCCGTCGGGTTAGTTCAGGAGGAGTGAAAATTGTTTTTTCAGATACGAATACACATTGCCGTGGTGCAGAAAATTATCGCTGTAGCGGATCAGTTGATGCTATGCGTATACCAAAGGATGCTTTTTATGCCAACCAAGTAATGTGGGACGGTTGGGTAGATGTAGATGTTCCACGCACATACATTATTGGGCATTGGAATTATCAAAAAGGAACGGTGAAGCCGGTTTATGTAGTATCCAATGCAGATAAAGTGGAGCTTTT containing:
- a CDS encoding DUF4982 domain-containing protein is translated as MKHKALFLFLTFLIISLSKTNARTQNKYNFNSDWLLKIGDIPEAGNSAFVDSDWVKVTLPRAFNEDEAFKVHIAQLTDTVMWYRKHFRLPEGSKDKKVFIEFEGIRQSADIYINGKHIGFHENGVMAVGFDLTPYLSPRKGNVIALRIDNNWEYKERATGVKYQWNDRNFNANYGGMPKNVWLHITDKLYQTLPLYSNLKTTGVYVYADNIKVKERKATIHAESQIRNEHSKALHVVYEANVFDRDGTLVKTVKGNEITILPNETKIMKASAEVCGLHFWSWGYGYLYTVKTRLIVNGKVLDEVATKTGFRKTRFAEGKIWLNDRVIQMKGYAQRTSNEWPGVGLSVPPWLSDYSNDLMVKGNANLVRWMHVTPWKQDVESCDRVGLIESMPAGDAEKDSHGEQWRQRTELMRDAIIYNRNNPSILFYECGNESISEEHMAEMKSIRDTYDPHGGRAIGSREMLDSHVAEYGGEMLYINKSARHPMWAMEYSRDEGLRKYWDKYSYPYHKEGAGPLYRGADASDYNHNQDALAVENVRRWYDYWLERPGTGRRVSSGGVKIVFSDTNTHCRGAENYRCSGSVDAMRIPKDAFYANQVMWDGWVDVDVPRTYIIGHWNYQKGTVKPVYVVSNADKVELFVNGKSKGFGKQDHRFLFTFKDVVWVSGKIEAVGYNENNKEVSRDSKLTASTPKKIKLTLIQNPKGFYADGADMVLVQAEVIDGNNMRCPLANNKLKFTLRGPAEWRGGIAQGPDNYILSTTLPVECGINRALIRSKNTAGKITLIAQTEGLISDTLSFASLPVEVSNGLSRFIPGCLLTGRLNRGETPYTLSYIDTKTDIPIFSATAGANQENAVNSFDDNELSEWRNDGHLSTAWITYKLSRIATIDEVCLKLTGWRSRSYPLDIYAGKELIWAGETEKSLGYVHLKVKPAHTDEITIRLKGNATESDAFGQITELAAPQELDLYHAKGGDKTGDELRIVEVEFLEHLNK